In Archangium violaceum, the following are encoded in one genomic region:
- a CDS encoding bifunctional alpha,alpha-trehalose-phosphate synthase (UDP-forming)/trehalose-phosphatase, translated as MSRLLLVSNRLPVTVKADKDGVSVVRSAGGLATGLRGPHERSGGVWIGWPGDVSRLTPEQRAAVEARLAELRCVPLHLSASEVSRFYEGYSNRVLWPLCHYLIDRVPNQDRDWDVYRRVNERFADLVVRHYQPGDTIWVHDYQLMLVPAFLRARLPQARIGFFHHIPFPSSEIFRTLPHRTELVRGLLGADLIGFHTLTYVRHFASTLMRLLGLETVVDRVSYEGREVRLGGFPMGIDAQSFENLANDPGVLEDVRQHREKSAGQQLVLGVDRLDYTKGIPRRLLAVQRLLEREPAWRNRLRFVQVAVPSRTAVADYATYREKVDELVGRINGLYGSVHNVPVHYLYRSFNEKQLAALYRAADVMLVTPIRDGMNLVAKEFCAARPDEDGVLVLSEFAGAADELADALMVNPYDVDGMADMLEAALEMPEEERRSRMRTLRARVKEYDVHWWVRSFLDVLESVPTPPPRTQPAGAEAALTRMREARNLLLLIDYDGTLVPFAPKPELATPDAELLDLLRRLAIRSGTRVHIVSGRTRETLEAWLGGLPVGLHAEHGLWSRPAAEQPWTVLEGVPTDWKSLVRPVLESFVARVPGAFLEEKSASLAWHYRQVDRVFGARQARELRLHLGEVFAHGPLEVLPGDMVVEVRARGVNKGRVVERVIDGMAPGTLVVAIGDDRTDEDLFAALPVGSLAIHAGGKDTRASYRVGGPSEVRTLLSALLVG; from the coding sequence ATGTCCAGACTCCTGCTCGTTTCCAATCGGCTCCCCGTCACCGTCAAGGCGGACAAGGATGGCGTCTCCGTGGTCCGTAGCGCCGGAGGGCTCGCCACGGGTCTGCGCGGCCCGCATGAGCGCTCGGGGGGCGTCTGGATCGGATGGCCCGGGGACGTCTCACGCCTCACGCCGGAGCAGCGTGCGGCCGTGGAAGCCAGGCTCGCCGAGCTGCGCTGCGTGCCCCTCCATCTGAGCGCCAGCGAGGTCAGCCGCTTCTACGAGGGCTACTCCAACCGCGTCCTCTGGCCGCTGTGCCACTACCTCATCGACCGCGTCCCCAATCAGGACCGGGACTGGGACGTCTACCGCCGGGTGAACGAGCGCTTCGCCGACCTGGTGGTACGCCACTACCAGCCGGGGGACACCATCTGGGTGCATGATTACCAGCTCATGCTGGTGCCAGCCTTCCTGCGGGCGCGGCTGCCCCAGGCGCGCATCGGCTTCTTCCACCACATCCCCTTCCCCTCGAGTGAGATCTTCCGCACCCTGCCGCACCGCACCGAGCTGGTGCGCGGTCTGCTGGGCGCGGACCTCATTGGCTTCCACACGCTCACCTACGTGCGCCACTTCGCCAGCACCCTCATGCGGCTGCTGGGCCTGGAGACGGTGGTGGACCGGGTGTCCTACGAGGGGCGCGAAGTGCGGCTGGGCGGCTTCCCCATGGGCATCGACGCGCAGTCCTTCGAGAACCTCGCCAACGACCCGGGGGTGCTCGAGGACGTGCGCCAGCACCGGGAGAAGAGCGCGGGCCAGCAACTGGTGCTGGGCGTGGATCGGCTGGACTACACCAAGGGGATTCCCCGGAGGTTGCTGGCGGTGCAGCGGTTGCTGGAGCGCGAGCCCGCGTGGCGCAACCGGCTGCGCTTCGTCCAGGTGGCGGTGCCCAGCCGTACGGCGGTGGCGGACTACGCCACCTATCGCGAGAAGGTGGACGAGCTGGTGGGGCGCATCAACGGCCTCTACGGCAGTGTGCACAACGTGCCCGTGCACTACCTCTACCGCTCCTTCAACGAGAAGCAGCTCGCCGCCCTCTACCGCGCCGCGGACGTGATGCTCGTCACCCCCATCCGTGACGGGATGAACCTGGTGGCCAAGGAGTTCTGCGCCGCGCGTCCGGACGAGGACGGCGTGCTGGTGCTCAGCGAGTTCGCCGGCGCCGCGGACGAGCTGGCGGATGCCCTGATGGTGAATCCCTACGACGTGGACGGCATGGCGGACATGCTCGAGGCCGCGCTGGAGATGCCGGAGGAGGAGCGGCGTTCGCGCATGCGGACACTGCGGGCCCGGGTGAAGGAGTACGACGTGCACTGGTGGGTGCGCTCCTTCCTGGACGTGCTCGAGTCCGTGCCCACTCCGCCTCCGCGGACCCAGCCGGCGGGAGCGGAAGCGGCGCTCACCCGTATGCGCGAGGCCCGCAACCTGCTGCTCCTCATCGACTACGACGGCACGCTCGTGCCCTTCGCGCCCAAGCCGGAGCTGGCCACGCCGGACGCGGAGCTGTTGGATCTCCTGCGGCGGCTCGCCATCCGCTCTGGCACCCGGGTGCACATCGTCAGCGGACGGACCCGGGAGACCCTGGAGGCGTGGCTCGGTGGGTTGCCGGTGGGTCTGCACGCCGAGCACGGACTGTGGTCCCGCCCCGCGGCCGAGCAGCCCTGGACGGTCCTCGAGGGAGTGCCCACCGATTGGAAGAGCCTGGTGCGCCCGGTGCTCGAATCCTTCGTCGCGCGTGTGCCCGGCGCCTTCCTCGAGGAGAAGTCGGCGTCGCTCGCCTGGCACTACCGGCAGGTGGACCGGGTGTTCGGTGCCCGGCAGGCGCGGGAGCTGCGCCTGCACCTGGGCGAGGTGTTCGCCCATGGCCCGTTGGAAGTGCTGCCCGGTGACATGGTGGTGGAGGTGCGCGCGCGCGGGGTGAACAAGGGCCGCGTGGTGGAGCGGGTCATCGACGGCATGGCCCCCGGCACGTTGGTGGTGGCCATCGGCGACGACCGCACGGACGAGGATCTCTTCGCCGCGCTGCCCGTGGGGAGCCTCGCCATCCACGCGGGCGGCAAGGACACGCGCGCCAGCTACCGGGTGGGGGGCCCCTCCGAGGTGCGCACGCTGCTCTCCGCGCTGCTGGTGGGCTGA
- a CDS encoding sensor histidine kinase, which translates to MPPDLPPPPALFRRRLLVVMLITGLVPLVLLGFLARQALQELLSVSLAPVEQVLEELSTGLAREGHSQAALDEARLNLAQAELARRALARRTPMLIAALLLVSATVLTAAAVLLGRALTRPVSTLTQGMWSYARGDLSVQLPAPDSPRDELQFLLVQFNRMGRELAAQRERLKSAEQIAAWQDVARALAHELRNPLTAMKLALARLSRADGPPDATRIAESVSLLQEEVELLMRMTRSFSDFARLPAPRFQPVALRPLLAEVCALYEGTSPVPVELQPGPEPTLSADPDGLRRLFGNLLKNATEASPSGAAPVHLSIEALPSSVRVSIRDNGGGIPQVLEGPALTRGLFSTKPGGSGLGLPIAQKIVHEHGGTLRLEPAPGGGTLARVELPLSPPPAGVHP; encoded by the coding sequence ATGCCTCCCGACCTGCCCCCGCCCCCCGCCCTCTTCCGCCGCCGGCTCCTCGTCGTGATGCTCATCACGGGACTGGTGCCGCTCGTGCTGCTCGGCTTCCTGGCCCGGCAGGCGCTCCAGGAGCTGCTCTCCGTGTCCCTGGCGCCCGTGGAGCAGGTGCTCGAGGAGCTCTCCACCGGACTGGCCCGGGAGGGCCACTCCCAGGCCGCGCTCGACGAGGCCCGCCTCAACCTCGCCCAGGCGGAGCTCGCCCGCCGCGCCCTCGCCCGCCGCACGCCCATGCTCATCGCGGCCCTGCTGCTCGTCTCGGCCACGGTGCTCACGGCCGCCGCCGTGCTGCTCGGCCGGGCCCTCACCCGCCCCGTCTCCACCCTCACCCAGGGCATGTGGTCCTACGCACGCGGAGACCTCTCCGTCCAACTGCCCGCCCCCGACTCGCCCCGCGACGAGCTCCAGTTCCTCCTCGTCCAGTTCAACCGCATGGGCCGCGAGCTCGCCGCCCAGCGCGAGCGCCTCAAGTCCGCCGAGCAGATCGCCGCCTGGCAGGACGTGGCCCGCGCGCTCGCCCACGAGCTGCGCAATCCGCTCACGGCCATGAAGCTCGCGCTGGCGCGACTCTCCCGCGCGGACGGACCTCCGGACGCCACCCGTATCGCCGAGTCCGTCTCCCTCCTGCAGGAGGAGGTGGAGCTGCTCATGCGGATGACCCGGAGCTTCTCCGACTTCGCCCGTCTGCCCGCGCCGCGCTTCCAGCCCGTCGCCCTGCGCCCCCTGCTCGCCGAGGTGTGCGCCCTGTATGAGGGCACTTCTCCCGTCCCCGTGGAGCTCCAGCCCGGCCCGGAGCCCACCCTCTCCGCGGATCCGGATGGCCTGCGCCGCCTCTTCGGCAACCTCCTCAAGAACGCCACCGAGGCCTCACCGTCCGGCGCCGCCCCCGTGCACCTCTCCATCGAGGCGCTCCCCTCCTCCGTGCGTGTCTCCATCCGCGACAACGGCGGAGGGATTCCCCAGGTGCTCGAGGGCCCCGCCCTCACCCGGGGACTCTTCAGCACCAAGCCCGGCGGCAGCGGCCTGGGACTCCCCATCGCCCAGAAGATCGTTCACGAGCACGGAGGCACCCTGCGTCTGGAGCCCGCGCCCGGGGGTGGCACGCTCGCGCGCGTGGAGCTGCCCCTCAGCCCTCCACCCGCTGGGGTACATCCATGA
- a CDS encoding restriction endonuclease fold toxin-2 domain-containing protein, with translation MRIILCCLGLLFAAPAFANSVENGLCHARPQPVETMEKSEKLCRAFIRALGRMPDEAMREVQTMLSPESLALMGTMTAAWLGSQGIPVLGQAVDVALLALGAMMAAAQTAAVKDSLWHYVNSATTARDEAGLDAAAAHLARAMATVGVSVVTFILMKKVSGKVQTRPGPREPPSLLLEPVPVTMGGRLGNTVGASPGVVPGVGVAPALATAGGRPTGGRAQAEGEKPKKVDLEAFKEWIEKVKRRPAREDSESYRYQRKHAGPEEMHVSGGGEEVWADGARLEKARLLEIKHIGDAERSPFIAGSKCAEKARTMILNALMDEFARYAAVIKDPHTPVVELEVIVNDSRAVPLFEGLLKNFGIPGEVVVRP, from the coding sequence ATGAGAATCATCCTCTGTTGCTTGGGGCTTCTGTTCGCCGCACCCGCGTTCGCCAACTCGGTGGAGAACGGGCTGTGTCATGCGCGGCCCCAGCCAGTCGAGACGATGGAGAAGTCGGAGAAGCTCTGCCGCGCCTTCATACGTGCCCTGGGGCGCATGCCAGACGAGGCAATGAGGGAAGTGCAGACGATGTTGTCTCCCGAGAGCCTGGCACTGATGGGGACGATGACCGCGGCATGGCTCGGCAGCCAGGGCATTCCCGTGCTCGGCCAGGCCGTGGACGTGGCGCTGCTGGCGCTGGGCGCCATGATGGCCGCAGCACAGACGGCTGCCGTGAAGGACTCGCTGTGGCACTACGTCAACTCCGCGACCACCGCGAGAGATGAGGCGGGCCTCGACGCGGCGGCAGCACACCTCGCACGAGCCATGGCGACGGTGGGGGTGAGCGTCGTGACGTTCATCCTGATGAAGAAGGTATCCGGCAAGGTGCAGACGCGGCCAGGGCCACGCGAGCCCCCCTCGCTACTGCTCGAGCCCGTACCGGTAACCATGGGCGGTCGTTTGGGTAACACAGTGGGAGCCTCGCCGGGCGTCGTCCCCGGAGTTGGGGTAGCACCTGCGCTGGCCACAGCGGGTGGGCGCCCGACAGGAGGGCGGGCACAAGCGGAAGGCGAGAAACCCAAGAAGGTGGACCTCGAGGCCTTCAAGGAGTGGATTGAAAAGGTGAAACGGCGGCCCGCCCGCGAGGACTCGGAGTCCTACAGGTACCAGAGGAAACATGCGGGGCCAGAGGAAATGCATGTCTCTGGGGGTGGCGAGGAAGTCTGGGCGGACGGTGCTCGCCTGGAGAAGGCGAGGCTGCTCGAGATCAAACACATTGGCGATGCCGAGAGAAGCCCGTTCATTGCTGGCTCGAAGTGCGCCGAGAAAGCCCGGACCATGATTCTGAATGCACTCATGGACGAGTTCGCGCGTTACGCCGCGGTCATCAAGGATCCCCACACTCCTGTCGTGGAACTCGAGGTGATTGTCAACGATAGCAGGGCTGTTCCCCTCTTCGAGGGACTCCTGAAGAATTTTGGCATTCCAGGTGAGGTCGTCGTTCGTCCTTGA
- a CDS encoding sensor histidine kinase — translation MGRPLAGARLSGGGSGGHGPGHASRGGLLGRMSRALVACVARDDVFRSLGRVALPELGDWCDLDLLQDGVLRRIAAFRSPHGQVHGPPSGPPSLLSRRVARTGRPELLRGPSKQVLLALSSEEEALPRLQEAGLLDCLAVPLRLGDQLVGVLSFATRERAARLDEDALALAEDLAGCVAFALETHRLRQELEHTRHEAEARAEALDRELRRQVADFQTLLDVIPVGIGIAQDRECQRIRQNTWFSRLHGLPLDSNISLSAPEGERQPIRYLDKGRALAPEELPMQRAAATGQEVLDVELELEVHGQRRGTLVISAVPLFDEAHRPRGSIGTIQDVTARKRATEAQRFLAESSAVLSSSLDPEQTSRTLARLCVPALANTAALFGWRPDGTLGLVSVTHENLAAESLIASTELPAISEGTPVHEAMVSGQPRLLAVMDFPADSRVERTDVWRELRWRLGIHSLMVIPLSASHGVAGVLVLGSSERTFTEDDFTFAREYAAHASYAIDNARLYREAREAVALREEFLGIAGHELRTPLTALQLGLQSLVRHAATSGDCAGVAKWVATCQRQGERLNRLVGDLLDVSRITSGRLPLVLEEMDLAVLVEEVAARMRPELETAGCALSLSLESPLVGRWDRSRLDQVVTNLLANAVKYGQGRPIELSAVATAEGVCLRVRDEGIGISGVDQARIFERFERAVPDRHYGGLGLGLWITKQIVTLLGGHIHVESEQGRGSTFTVELPQRVEG, via the coding sequence GTGGGCAGGCCCCTGGCGGGTGCGCGGCTCTCCGGGGGAGGCTCCGGGGGCCACGGCCCCGGGCACGCCTCTCGGGGCGGTCTGCTCGGGCGGATGAGCCGGGCGCTGGTCGCGTGCGTCGCGCGGGATGACGTGTTCCGCAGCCTCGGCCGCGTGGCGCTGCCGGAGCTGGGGGACTGGTGTGACCTCGACCTGCTCCAGGACGGAGTGCTCCGGCGGATCGCCGCCTTCCGCTCGCCCCACGGCCAGGTGCATGGGCCGCCGAGCGGTCCTCCCTCGCTGCTGTCCCGGAGAGTGGCCCGCACGGGCCGGCCGGAGTTGCTCCGTGGGCCCTCCAAGCAGGTGCTCCTGGCCCTGTCCTCGGAGGAGGAGGCGCTGCCGCGCCTTCAGGAGGCTGGGCTCCTGGACTGCCTGGCGGTCCCCCTGCGCCTGGGCGACCAGCTCGTGGGGGTCCTGTCCTTCGCCACGCGGGAGCGGGCCGCGCGCCTGGACGAGGACGCGCTGGCGCTCGCCGAGGATCTGGCCGGTTGCGTCGCGTTCGCGCTGGAGACGCACCGGCTGCGCCAGGAGTTGGAGCACACCCGCCACGAGGCGGAGGCACGAGCGGAGGCGCTCGACCGCGAGTTGCGGCGGCAGGTGGCCGACTTCCAGACGCTGCTGGACGTCATTCCCGTGGGCATCGGCATCGCCCAGGACAGGGAGTGCCAGCGCATCCGGCAGAACACGTGGTTCTCGCGGCTGCACGGGCTGCCGCTCGACAGCAACATCTCGCTCAGCGCGCCCGAGGGGGAGCGCCAGCCGATCCGCTATCTCGACAAGGGTCGCGCGCTCGCGCCCGAGGAGTTGCCGATGCAGCGGGCGGCCGCGACGGGCCAGGAGGTGCTCGACGTGGAGCTGGAGCTCGAGGTGCATGGGCAGCGGCGCGGCACCCTCGTCATCTCCGCCGTGCCGCTCTTCGACGAGGCGCACCGCCCCCGCGGCTCCATCGGAACCATCCAGGACGTCACCGCGCGCAAGCGGGCCACGGAGGCGCAGCGCTTCCTGGCCGAGTCCAGCGCGGTGCTCTCCTCGTCATTGGACCCGGAGCAGACCTCGCGGACCCTGGCGCGGCTGTGCGTCCCCGCGCTCGCCAACACGGCGGCACTGTTCGGATGGAGGCCCGACGGGACGCTCGGACTGGTGTCGGTGACCCATGAGAATCTCGCGGCCGAGTCACTCATCGCCAGCACGGAGCTTCCGGCGATCTCCGAGGGGACTCCCGTCCACGAGGCCATGGTCTCGGGACAACCCCGGCTCCTGGCGGTGATGGACTTCCCGGCCGACTCTCGCGTGGAGCGGACCGATGTGTGGCGGGAGCTGCGCTGGCGGCTCGGAATCCACTCCCTGATGGTCATCCCGCTCTCCGCCTCCCACGGCGTGGCGGGAGTGCTGGTGCTCGGCTCCTCGGAGCGGACGTTCACCGAGGACGACTTCACCTTCGCCCGGGAGTACGCCGCGCATGCGTCGTACGCCATCGACAACGCCCGGCTGTACAGGGAGGCCCGGGAGGCCGTCGCCCTGCGGGAGGAGTTCCTCGGCATCGCCGGCCACGAGCTGCGCACACCGCTCACCGCGCTGCAACTGGGGTTGCAGAGCCTGGTCCGCCACGCGGCCACCTCGGGTGACTGCGCCGGGGTGGCGAAGTGGGTCGCCACGTGTCAGCGGCAGGGGGAACGGTTGAACAGACTGGTGGGAGATCTGCTGGATGTGAGCCGCATCACCTCCGGCCGACTGCCCCTGGTGCTCGAGGAGATGGATCTGGCGGTGCTCGTGGAGGAGGTGGCGGCACGCATGCGGCCGGAGCTGGAGACGGCGGGCTGTGCCCTGTCGCTGTCGCTGGAGTCGCCGCTGGTGGGGAGATGGGACCGCTCGCGCCTGGACCAGGTGGTGACGAACCTGCTAGCCAACGCGGTGAAGTACGGGCAGGGCCGGCCCATCGAGCTGTCCGCCGTGGCCACCGCCGAGGGCGTGTGCCTGCGCGTGCGGGACGAGGGCATCGGCATCTCCGGGGTGGACCAGGCGCGCATCTTCGAGCGCTTCGAGCGGGCCGTGCCGGATAGGCACTATGGGGGGTTGGGGCTCGGGCTGTGGATCACGAAGCAGATCGTCACCCTGCTCGGGGGACACATCCACGTGGAGAGCGAGCAGGGCCGGGGTTCCACCTTCACGGTGGAGCTGCCCCAGCGGGTGGAGGGCTGA
- a CDS encoding sigma-54-dependent transcriptional regulator, whose protein sequence is METPLAPPRAQAPGPRILLVDDDPGVLKGLRGLLSDEGFSPVEARSTAEAVRLLDAPGPPPALMLLDLRMPGETGLELLARLPRPLPVPVVVLSGEASPAEAVQALKLGATDFVEKPPSPERLLTALRNALVLSELREEQQRLQEELARPGHLVGDSPAMESLRKLIARVGPSDASILITGETGTGKERVARALHLASGRKGRLVAVNCAAIPSTLLESELFGHERGAFSGATTRRLGRIEQAHGGTLFLDELGDMPLELQAKLLRVLETKEVERLGGGLPIPVNVRILAATHRELTRAVQEGRFRQDLYFRLNVLPLTLPPLRERPEDILPLARAFAAELAGPKVPLVLAPGAEEALRAWPWPGNVRELRNFIERQNLLRGDGPLTLTPESLSGPTSLKAASPSRLVLGQKSYREHVDDFERTLIQAALEEGGSIAAAARLLQVDRGNLYRRVKALGIPAT, encoded by the coding sequence GTGGAAACCCCGCTCGCTCCCCCGCGCGCCCAGGCGCCCGGCCCCCGCATCCTCCTGGTGGACGACGACCCTGGCGTCCTCAAGGGGCTGCGGGGCCTGCTCTCCGATGAGGGCTTTTCCCCCGTGGAGGCCCGCTCCACCGCCGAGGCCGTGCGCCTCCTCGACGCGCCCGGCCCGCCGCCCGCGTTGATGCTGCTGGACCTGCGCATGCCCGGAGAGACGGGCCTGGAGCTGCTCGCCCGGCTGCCCAGGCCCCTGCCCGTCCCGGTGGTGGTGCTCTCCGGCGAAGCCTCGCCCGCCGAGGCCGTGCAGGCCCTCAAGCTGGGCGCCACCGACTTCGTGGAGAAGCCGCCCTCACCCGAGCGGCTCCTCACCGCGCTGCGCAACGCGCTCGTCCTCAGCGAGCTGCGCGAGGAGCAACAGCGGCTCCAGGAGGAGCTGGCCCGGCCCGGCCACCTCGTGGGGGACAGCCCCGCCATGGAGTCGCTGCGCAAGCTCATCGCCCGCGTGGGCCCCAGCGACGCCTCCATCCTCATCACCGGCGAGACGGGCACGGGCAAGGAGCGCGTGGCCCGGGCACTCCACCTGGCCTCGGGGCGCAAGGGGCGGCTGGTCGCCGTCAACTGCGCCGCCATCCCCTCCACCCTGTTGGAGAGCGAGCTGTTCGGCCACGAGCGCGGTGCCTTCTCCGGCGCCACCACGCGGCGGCTCGGCCGCATCGAACAGGCCCACGGCGGCACGCTGTTCCTCGACGAGCTCGGGGACATGCCGCTGGAGCTCCAGGCCAAGCTGCTGCGCGTGCTGGAGACGAAGGAGGTGGAGCGACTGGGGGGTGGCCTGCCCATCCCCGTCAACGTGCGCATCCTGGCCGCCACGCACCGGGAGCTCACACGCGCGGTGCAGGAGGGCCGCTTCCGGCAGGACCTGTACTTCCGGCTCAACGTGCTCCCCCTCACCCTGCCGCCCCTGCGCGAGAGGCCCGAGGACATCCTCCCGCTCGCGCGCGCCTTCGCGGCGGAGCTGGCCGGGCCGAAGGTGCCGCTGGTGCTGGCGCCCGGCGCGGAGGAGGCCCTGCGCGCCTGGCCCTGGCCCGGCAACGTGCGCGAGCTGCGCAACTTCATCGAGCGTCAGAACCTGCTACGGGGCGACGGCCCGCTCACCCTCACGCCCGAGTCCCTCTCGGGCCCCACGTCCCTGAAGGCCGCGAGCCCTTCCCGCCTCGTGCTCGGGCAGAAGAGCTACCGCGAGCACGTGGACGACTTCGAGCGCACACTCATCCAGGCCGCCCTGGAGGAAGGAGGCAGCATCGCCGCGGCCGCGCGCCTGTTGCAGGTGGACCGGGGCAACCTCTACCGCCGCGTCAAGGCGCTCGGCATCCCCGCCACCTGA